GCGGGCCGGGGCCTCGGTGACGGTCACCGCCGACCTGGCCGCCGCCGCCGGGGCGGACGGACTGGTGGTGCCCGGGGTGGGCGCGTACGCGGCGTGCATGGCCGGGATCGAGGCGCTCGGCGCGGGGCCGGTGATCGCCGACCGGGTGACCGCCGGCCGTCCGGTGCTCGGCATCTGCGTCGGCATGCAGGTGCTGTTCGGCTACGGCGAGGAGCACGGCGTGGTGACCAAGGGGCTGGGCCTGCTGCCCGGCGGGGTGACCCGGTTGGCCGCCCCCCGGCTGCCGCACATGGGCTGGAACACGGTCCGCCCGCCGGCCGGCTCGACGCTCTTCGCCGACCTGCCCGAGGAGAGCCGCTTCTACTTCGTGCACTCGTACGCGGTGACCGACGTGCCCGCGCTGACCGCGGCCGGCGTGGCGGTCACCACCGCGCGGCACGGCACGGACTTCGTCGCCGCGGTGGAGCGGGGCGCCCTGTCGGCCGCGCAGTTCCACCCGGAGAAGTCCGCCGACACCGGCGCCGCCCTGCTGCGCAACTGGCTGGCCACGCTGTGACCGGTCCGGCCCGTCGCGGTGACCGGAGTGGCCGGTGAGCAAGGAACGCGCCCGGCTCCGGGCGGCCCGGGAGGCCGAACGCGAACGCCAGCGGGCGGCCCGGGCCCGTACGGTGGCCCGCCGGCAACGTCGGCGGGCGCTGCTGCGCCGGTTGCGTCCGCGCTGGCGGGGGCGACGCACCGGGCGGCTGCTGGCCCGGCGCAGCCGGGCCGAGCGCGCCGGCATCGTGGTGCTGACCCTGGCGGTGCTGGCGTTGATCTGGACGCTGGTGCCCGACCCCGCGTTGCGGATCCTGCTCGTCGTGCTGTTGCTGCTGGTCCTGCCGGCGGTCGTGGTGATCGCCCTGGACCGTCGCACCTGATCCGCCCCCGCACCTGATCCACCGTCGTACCTGATCCACCGTCGTACCTGACCGAGGAGAACACGTTGACTCTGACCCTGCTCCCCGCCGTGGACGTCGCCGACGGCCAGGCCGTCCGTCTCGTCCAGGGCGCCGCCGGCAGCGAGACCACGTACGGCGACCCGCTGGAGGCGGCGCTGGCCTGGCAGCGCGACGGCGCGGAGTGGATCCACCTGGTCGACCTGGACGCGGCCTTCGGGCGGGGCTCCAACGCCGGGCTGCTCGCCGACGTGGTCCGTCGGCTGGACGTGCGGGTGGAGCTCTCCGGCGGCATCCGGGACGACGCGTCGCTGCGGGCCGCGCTGGCCACCGGCGCGACCCGGGTCAACATCGGCACCGCCGCGCTGGAGGACCCCGAGTGGTGTGACCGGATCTGCGGCGAGTTCGGCGACCGGGTGGCGATCGGGCTGGACGTGCGGGGCCGTACCCTCGCCGCCCGGGGCTGGACCCGCGACGGCGGCGACCTGTACGAGGTGCTGGAGCGGCTCGACAAGGCCGGCGCCTCCCGGTACGTGGTGACCGACATCACCAAGGACGGCACCATGCGCGGGCCGAACCTGGACCTGCTGCGTGCGGTGTGCGCGCGTACCGACGCGCCGGTGATCGCCTCCGGTGGCGTCTCCACCCTCGACGACCTGCGCGCCCTGGCCACCCTGGAGCCGGTCGGCGTGGAGGGCGTGATCGCCGGCAAGGCGCTCTACGCGGGCGCGTTCACCGTCGCCGAGGCCCTCCGGGCCCTGTCCGAGGAGCAGTGATCCATGCCGAACCGGGAGATCCACCTGGCGTCCCGACCGCAGGGCTGGCCGACGGCGGAGAACTTCCGCCTGGTCGAGACGGCGGTGCCCGGCGCCGCCGACGGGCAGCTCGTGGTCCGCAACCTGGTCATGTCGGTCGACCCGTACATGCGGGGGCGGATGAACGACGTCAGGTCGTACGTGCCGCCGTTCCGTCTCGACGCCCCGCTCGACGGCGGCGCGGTCGGCGAGGTGGTGGAGAGCCGGGCCGCCGGTTTCGCGCCCGGGGACGTGGTGGCGCACCGCCTCGGCTGGCGCGAGTACGCCCTGCTCGACGCCGCCGACGCCCGGAAGGTGGACCCGACGCTGGCCCCGGTGAACGCGTACCTGAGCGTGCTCGGCATGACCGGGATGACCGCGTACGCCGGGCTGCTGGAGGTGGCCGGGATGCGGCCGGGCGAGACGGTCTTCGTCTCCGCCGCGGCCGGCGCGGTGGGCAGCCTGGTCGGGCAGATCGCCAGGCTGCGGGGCGCGGCCCGGGTCGTCGGCAGCGCCGGCTCGCCGGCCAAGGTGGCCCGGCTGCGTGAGCTCGGCTTCGACGCGGCGTTCGACTACCACGACGCCCCGGTTGCCGAGTCGCTGGCCGCCGCCGCCCCGGACGGCGTCGACGTTTACTTCGACAACGTCGGCGGCGACCACCTGGAGGCGGCGATCGGCGCGTTGCGCCCGCACGGCCGGGCGGCGATCTGCGGCATGATCGCCCAGTACAACGCGACCGAGCCGCCGCCCGGGCCCCGCAACCTCGCCATGGTGATCGGCAAGCAGCTCACCCTGCGCGGGTTCCTGGTCCTCTCCTACGAGCACCTGCGGGAACAGTTCGTCCAGGAGATGTCCGGCTGGCTGCGCGACGGGCGGCTGCGCTACGACGAGACGGTCGTCGACGGGCTGGCGCAGGCGCCGGAGGCGTTCATCGGCCTGCTGCGCGGCGAGAACCTCGGCAAGATGCTGGTCCGGCTCTGACGGCGCGGGTGGCGGCGTCGTGCGGCGGGAGGCCCCGTCGTGCGGCGGGAGGTGGCGTCGTGCGGCACGGGACGGTGGAAGGGGCGCCCGGTAGGCTCGCGGGCATGACGGTGGCGGTACGGGTGATCCCCTGTCTCGACGTGGACGCCGGACGGGTGGTCAAGGGGGTCAACTTCGTCGACCTGCGCGACGCCGGCGACCCGGTGGCGCTCGCCGCCGCGTACGACCGGGCCGGCGCGGACGAGTTGACCTTCCTGGACGTGACCGCCTCCTCCGACGCCCGGGGCACCATGCTCGACGTGGTCCGCCGGACCGCCGAGACGGTCTTCATCCCGCTCACCGTCGGCGGCGGGGTGCGCAGCGTCACCGACGTCGACGTGCTGCTGCGTGCGGGGGCGGACAAGGTCGGGGTGAACACCGCGGCCATCGCGCGTCCCGAGCTGATCGCCGAGATCGCCGAGCGGTTCGGCCGGCAGGTGCTGGTGCTCTCCCTGGACGTGCGCCGCGACCCGACCGGCGGCACCGGCAGCGGGTTCGAGGTGACCACGCACGGCGGCCGGCGGGGCACCGGTCTGGACGCGGTCGACTGGGCGCGCCGGGTGGCCGAGCTGGGCGCGGGGGAGATCCTGCTCAACTCGATGGACGCCGACGGCACGAAGGCCGGGTTCGACCTGGCGCTGATCTCCGAGGTCCGCGCGGTGGTCGACGTGCCGGTGATCGCCTCGGGCGGGGCCGGCGCGGTGGCGCACTTCCCGCCGGCGGTCGCCGCGGGCGCCGACGCGGTGCTCGCGGCCAGTGTCTTCCACTTCGGGGAGCTGGGCATCGGCGAGGTCAAGGACGCCCTGCACGCCGCCGGGCACCCGGTGCGCCGCCCCTCGGTGGCCACCCCGGCCGGCTGAGCCGCGCCGCCCGGCCCGGCCCGGAGCGCCCGTCCCGTTCCCGGGCCGGCGGGGCCCCGGCCGGGCGGGAACGCGTCGTCCCTGGCGGCCCAGGCGGGTCAGGCGGTACTTCGGGTCAGCGGCGCCCGTGGGCCGGGCCGTCGTCCTCGGGCGAGCGGCGGGGCGTCGGGACGGACCGTTTGACGTACTCGTG
The sequence above is a segment of the Micromonospora sp. WMMD882 genome. Coding sequences within it:
- a CDS encoding NADP-dependent oxidoreductase; the encoded protein is MPNREIHLASRPQGWPTAENFRLVETAVPGAADGQLVVRNLVMSVDPYMRGRMNDVRSYVPPFRLDAPLDGGAVGEVVESRAAGFAPGDVVAHRLGWREYALLDAADARKVDPTLAPVNAYLSVLGMTGMTAYAGLLEVAGMRPGETVFVSAAAGAVGSLVGQIARLRGAARVVGSAGSPAKVARLRELGFDAAFDYHDAPVAESLAAAAPDGVDVYFDNVGGDHLEAAIGALRPHGRAAICGMIAQYNATEPPPGPRNLAMVIGKQLTLRGFLVLSYEHLREQFVQEMSGWLRDGRLRYDETVVDGLAQAPEAFIGLLRGENLGKMLVRL
- the hisF gene encoding imidazole glycerol phosphate synthase subunit HisF; translated protein: MTVAVRVIPCLDVDAGRVVKGVNFVDLRDAGDPVALAAAYDRAGADELTFLDVTASSDARGTMLDVVRRTAETVFIPLTVGGGVRSVTDVDVLLRAGADKVGVNTAAIARPELIAEIAERFGRQVLVLSLDVRRDPTGGTGSGFEVTTHGGRRGTGLDAVDWARRVAELGAGEILLNSMDADGTKAGFDLALISEVRAVVDVPVIASGGAGAVAHFPPAVAAGADAVLAASVFHFGELGIGEVKDALHAAGHPVRRPSVATPAG
- the hisH gene encoding imidazole glycerol phosphate synthase subunit HisH, with translation MSRVVVLDYGSGNLRSAERALERAGASVTVTADLAAAAGADGLVVPGVGAYAACMAGIEALGAGPVIADRVTAGRPVLGICVGMQVLFGYGEEHGVVTKGLGLLPGGVTRLAAPRLPHMGWNTVRPPAGSTLFADLPEESRFYFVHSYAVTDVPALTAAGVAVTTARHGTDFVAAVERGALSAAQFHPEKSADTGAALLRNWLATL
- the priA gene encoding bifunctional 1-(5-phosphoribosyl)-5-((5-phosphoribosylamino)methylideneamino)imidazole-4-carboxamide isomerase/phosphoribosylanthranilate isomerase PriA, whose amino-acid sequence is MTLTLLPAVDVADGQAVRLVQGAAGSETTYGDPLEAALAWQRDGAEWIHLVDLDAAFGRGSNAGLLADVVRRLDVRVELSGGIRDDASLRAALATGATRVNIGTAALEDPEWCDRICGEFGDRVAIGLDVRGRTLAARGWTRDGGDLYEVLERLDKAGASRYVVTDITKDGTMRGPNLDLLRAVCARTDAPVIASGGVSTLDDLRALATLEPVGVEGVIAGKALYAGAFTVAEALRALSEEQ